A genomic segment from Micromonospora echinaurantiaca encodes:
- a CDS encoding BTAD domain-containing putative transcriptional regulator: MRFGVLGEIAVWTSDGEPVTVPGLKVRGLLADLLVHEGRPVSADRLIEDLWGDEPPGNALGALQTKVSQLRRALEGAEPGGRSLVESGDAGYRLRTSAESIDAVRFTALLARSRTQREPARRAATLTEALSLWRGSPYADFGDERFVRQAAERLNDQYLAALEELAEARLELGEHHLLAGELADLVARHPWRERLRAAHLRALYGSGRQRDALAAYERFRRQLRDELGIDPGQELADLHRAILRQDPALQPPAPPPNPARTNLPAPLSPGPYGGLIGRDEAVEAVRERLTNGRLVTLTGLGGVGKTRLALEVARMLADTFPAGVWLVELAGQPRCGDAATCTEIVDLVAATLEIRDDSPPGDSPREPMDRLVAALRDRKMLLLLDNCEHVVEPIAQLTEMLLGAAADLRILATSREPLGIAGEVVFPVPPLALPEPGATAEQIVEAPAVRLFVARARAIEPGFAVDQEDSDVIATICRRLDGVPLALELAASRLPVVDPKELAARLDDRFRLLSSGRRTAPPRQQGLRAMIDWSWELLSPPERAVLRRLAVFADGATLATAEQVCSGGQVAPDDLLDVLARLIDRSLVMVRHGESPRRYRLPETVAAYGLEQLDSAGELSTTRRRYAACFARLAERAAGRLRGHDQSRVLGELDVENGNLRAALDVAATDGHARAGLTLATSLTWYRLLRGRFGELGRSLRTALDIVATSEEEVAPDALRRRADMWLVALATRDGDPTAPRQRVLESYPDADGPDRAFAQWLFASMMLGSGDPGEAAVLVNAALAAFRAHGDRWGIAAACATRADLALVLRSDLSAAERDCEVSRSLFGQLGDRWGQVHPTSLLGSLAEIRGDYDRAEAWHREALRIAEHLRLWTLVSRQLAHLGRLALLRGDHDEAVAWHERALQVAQEQSSRSAGAFAGTGLALAARRRGDLDAAETRQRDLLQWNRHAGYLPGCALALAELGFIAEHRGDAALAERRHRESLDAARATGDQRAVALALEGLAGAASLGGDHRRAARLLGAAGALREAAGAPLPAGEQHDVRRITARLREALGSAELAAEMSRGARLDLDEAALDVVGKRTVSSR, translated from the coding sequence GTGCGCTTCGGGGTGCTGGGTGAGATCGCCGTATGGACGTCGGACGGCGAACCCGTCACCGTGCCCGGGCTGAAGGTTCGTGGTCTCCTGGCTGACCTGCTGGTTCACGAGGGGCGCCCGGTGTCCGCCGACCGCCTGATCGAGGATCTCTGGGGTGACGAGCCGCCGGGCAACGCGCTCGGGGCCCTGCAGACCAAGGTGTCGCAGTTGCGCCGCGCGCTGGAGGGGGCCGAGCCGGGTGGCCGTTCGCTGGTCGAGTCCGGTGATGCCGGCTACCGGCTGCGGACGTCGGCGGAATCGATCGACGCCGTACGCTTCACCGCGCTGTTGGCGCGCTCGCGCACGCAACGGGAGCCGGCGCGGCGGGCGGCGACGCTGACCGAGGCGCTGTCGCTCTGGCGCGGTTCCCCGTACGCCGACTTCGGTGACGAGCGGTTCGTCCGCCAGGCGGCCGAGCGGCTCAACGACCAGTACCTGGCCGCGCTGGAGGAACTGGCCGAGGCGCGACTCGAGCTTGGTGAGCACCACCTGCTCGCCGGTGAACTGGCCGACCTGGTCGCCCGCCACCCGTGGCGCGAGCGGCTACGGGCCGCGCACCTGCGCGCCCTGTACGGCTCGGGACGCCAGCGTGACGCCCTGGCCGCCTACGAGCGGTTCCGTCGGCAACTGCGCGACGAACTGGGCATCGACCCCGGGCAGGAACTGGCCGATCTGCACCGGGCGATCCTGCGCCAGGACCCGGCGCTCCAACCGCCGGCGCCACCGCCGAATCCGGCCCGGACCAACCTGCCGGCGCCCCTGTCGCCCGGTCCGTACGGCGGGTTGATCGGCCGCGACGAGGCCGTCGAAGCGGTTCGGGAGCGCCTGACGAACGGGCGGCTGGTCACCCTGACCGGTCTGGGCGGGGTGGGGAAGACCAGACTGGCGCTCGAGGTCGCGCGGATGCTGGCCGACACCTTTCCCGCCGGCGTGTGGCTCGTCGAACTGGCCGGCCAGCCGCGCTGCGGCGACGCGGCGACCTGCACCGAGATCGTCGACCTGGTGGCGGCGACGCTGGAGATCCGGGACGACAGCCCGCCCGGCGATTCACCGCGCGAGCCGATGGACCGGCTGGTCGCCGCGCTGCGGGATCGGAAGATGCTGTTGCTGCTCGACAACTGCGAGCACGTGGTGGAGCCGATCGCCCAGCTGACCGAGATGCTGCTCGGCGCCGCGGCCGACCTGCGCATCCTGGCGACGAGCCGCGAACCGCTCGGGATCGCCGGCGAGGTGGTCTTCCCGGTGCCGCCGCTGGCGCTGCCGGAGCCCGGCGCCACGGCGGAGCAGATTGTCGAGGCCCCGGCGGTCCGGCTCTTCGTGGCCCGCGCCCGCGCCATCGAGCCCGGGTTCGCCGTCGACCAGGAAGACAGCGACGTCATCGCCACCATCTGCCGGCGTCTCGACGGCGTGCCGCTGGCGCTGGAACTGGCCGCGTCCCGGTTGCCGGTGGTCGACCCGAAGGAGCTGGCCGCGCGGCTGGACGACCGCTTCCGACTGCTCTCCTCCGGCCGGCGCACCGCGCCCCCGCGTCAGCAGGGGCTCCGCGCCATGATCGACTGGAGTTGGGAGCTGCTGTCGCCTCCCGAACGCGCGGTGCTGCGCCGGCTGGCGGTCTTCGCCGACGGCGCCACCCTGGCGACGGCCGAGCAGGTCTGCTCGGGCGGGCAGGTGGCCCCGGACGACCTGCTCGACGTGCTGGCCCGCCTGATCGACCGGTCACTGGTCATGGTGCGGCACGGGGAGAGTCCGCGACGCTACCGGCTGCCGGAGACGGTGGCCGCCTACGGTCTCGAACAGCTCGACAGCGCCGGTGAACTCTCCACCACCCGTCGCCGTTACGCCGCCTGCTTCGCCCGGCTCGCCGAGCGCGCCGCCGGACGGCTTCGGGGCCACGACCAGAGTCGCGTGCTGGGCGAGCTCGACGTCGAGAACGGCAACCTTCGGGCGGCGCTCGACGTCGCCGCCACCGACGGTCATGCCCGCGCCGGATTGACGCTCGCCACCTCGTTGACCTGGTACCGGTTGCTCCGAGGCCGTTTCGGCGAGCTGGGCCGGTCCCTGCGGACGGCGTTGGACATCGTCGCGACGAGCGAGGAGGAGGTCGCGCCGGACGCCCTTCGCCGCCGTGCGGACATGTGGCTGGTCGCCCTCGCCACCCGCGACGGTGACCCGACCGCTCCCCGCCAGCGGGTCCTGGAAAGCTACCCGGATGCCGACGGGCCGGACCGGGCGTTCGCGCAGTGGTTGTTCGCCTCGATGATGCTGGGCTCCGGGGATCCGGGCGAGGCCGCCGTACTGGTCAACGCGGCGTTGGCGGCGTTCCGCGCGCACGGCGACCGGTGGGGCATCGCCGCCGCCTGCGCCACCCGGGCCGACCTCGCGCTCGTCCTCCGCAGCGACCTGTCCGCCGCCGAGCGGGACTGCGAGGTCAGCCGGTCGTTGTTCGGGCAACTGGGCGACCGCTGGGGTCAGGTGCATCCGACGAGCCTGTTGGGGAGTCTGGCGGAGATCCGCGGCGACTACGACCGCGCCGAGGCGTGGCACCGCGAGGCGCTGCGCATCGCCGAACACCTGCGGCTGTGGACGTTGGTGTCCCGGCAGTTGGCGCACCTCGGCCGGCTCGCCCTGCTGCGGGGCGACCACGACGAAGCCGTCGCCTGGCATGAGCGCGCGCTACAGGTGGCGCAGGAGCAGTCGAGCCGGTCCGCCGGCGCGTTCGCCGGCACCGGGCTGGCGTTGGCGGCGCGCCGGCGCGGCGACCTGGACGCCGCCGAGACCCGGCAGCGGGACCTGCTCCAGTGGAACCGCCACGCCGGCTACCTGCCGGGCTGTGCGCTCGCGCTGGCCGAGTTGGGGTTCATCGCCGAACACCGCGGTGATGCCGCCCTCGCTGAGCGCCGGCACCGTGAGTCGCTCGACGCGGCGCGCGCCACCGGAGACCAGCGGGCCGTGGCCCTGGCCCTCGAGGGCCTGGCCGGCGCCGCCAGCCTCGGCGGTGACCACCGCCGGGCCGCCCGGCTGCTGGGCGCGGCCGGGGCGCTGCGCGAGGCGGCCGGAGCGCCGCTGCCCGCCGGCGAGCAGCATGACGTACGGCGGATCACCGCCCGCCTCCGCGAGGCGCTCGGCAGCGCGGAACTCGCTGCCGAGATGAGCCGCGGCGCGCGGCTCGACCTCGACGAAGCCGCGCTCGACGTCGTCGGTAAGCGGACGGTCAGCAGCCGGTAA
- a CDS encoding MFS transporter — translation MDHLQHSAAARRGGQPASDRVATPWLALLAGPLSYGIAGPALVLDDVARAMGTGEQTAASAVTAFGWGIALGTPLLAALLARRGVRAVLSVATALMVAGTVLLVLSPNVPVLVVGAAVQALGSAGLTVTAMKLADSARRMGVVTASLAVVGSTGPLSGALVADALSWQAVLALPLLAVLAVPAARRGASPREAAPASFDPLGMALLALLVTAAVLTPHRPLVAGPATVALLLVLAARTKARPDGFPAAAVARNGRFLGACALAFALGVVNFALLYTAPELLREHAGWDGTRSGIWLLAPYLLGGFGSGFLVAASARVPHRAVAAALLAAGAAAPLLAAATTVVPLLLGAMALGSLAASTGQGVLALRAAGVVPAAHEAEALGLFNLAYLLSVAFGPAIAVMLSQ, via the coding sequence ATGGATCACCTACAGCACAGCGCGGCCGCTCGCCGCGGCGGCCAGCCCGCATCGGACCGGGTGGCCACACCCTGGCTCGCCCTGCTGGCCGGCCCGCTGTCGTACGGGATCGCCGGGCCGGCGCTGGTCCTCGACGACGTGGCGCGGGCGATGGGTACCGGGGAACAGACAGCGGCCTCCGCCGTGACCGCCTTCGGCTGGGGGATCGCGTTGGGCACGCCCCTGTTGGCGGCGCTGCTGGCCCGCCGCGGCGTCCGGGCGGTCCTGAGCGTCGCGACCGCGCTGATGGTCGCGGGGACCGTCCTGCTCGTGCTGAGTCCGAACGTGCCGGTGCTGGTGGTCGGTGCGGCGGTGCAGGCGCTGGGATCCGCCGGGCTCACCGTGACGGCCATGAAACTGGCCGACTCGGCTCGGCGGATGGGGGTGGTCACCGCGTCGCTGGCGGTCGTCGGCAGCACCGGTCCGCTGAGCGGCGCGCTGGTGGCCGACGCTCTCTCCTGGCAGGCGGTGCTGGCGTTGCCGCTGCTGGCGGTGCTCGCCGTGCCCGCGGCGCGGCGCGGCGCGTCACCGCGGGAAGCGGCGCCGGCGTCGTTCGATCCGCTCGGCATGGCTCTCCTCGCCCTGCTGGTCACCGCGGCGGTCCTCACTCCGCACCGGCCGCTGGTGGCCGGCCCGGCCACTGTCGCGCTGCTGCTGGTGCTCGCGGCCCGGACGAAGGCGCGTCCCGACGGCTTCCCGGCCGCCGCGGTGGCCCGCAACGGCCGGTTCCTCGGGGCGTGCGCGCTGGCCTTCGCGCTGGGTGTGGTGAACTTCGCCCTGCTCTACACCGCGCCGGAGCTACTGCGGGAGCACGCGGGGTGGGACGGCACCCGCAGCGGGATCTGGTTGCTGGCGCCGTACCTGCTCGGTGGCTTCGGCTCGGGATTCCTGGTCGCGGCGTCCGCGCGGGTGCCGCACCGGGCGGTGGCCGCCGCGCTGCTCGCCGCCGGCGCCGCCGCGCCGCTGCTGGCGGCGGCCACCACCGTCGTACCGCTGCTGCTCGGGGCGATGGCGCTCGGCTCCCTGGCCGCCTCGACCGGCCAGGGCGTGCTCGCCCTGCGAGCGGCCGGCGTCGTGCCCGCCGCGCACGAGGCGGAGGCCCTGGGTCTGTTCAACCTCGCCTACCTGCTCAGCGTCGCGTTCGGACCAGCGATCGCCGTGATGCTGTCCCAGTGA
- a CDS encoding M4 family metallopeptidase: MPVLVRRLRPWLVAGGDALLATALTVAVCWLVLRSLAGGAAGPVGAYLAGDLTGLAAAVAASTGAPLDWSIGATGGRLYPISMLLSGSQLALLVAGPLAAAVLLAWRARRRPRSPGAATLAAGGYATLIAGLSAAGAATATDPLVHLASPAWLAGLAALAWAGTAQLVAAALPRRGTPALATPARAGVLALVLVAAGVVVGQPAAAQPGRPPAERVVPFEGDPTPAPNGYRRAGVAAALARVTAEQGQAPLAAFEPWRGTPSMLSLSSRLGGDVPGWLRRNSGLFGVADASAQLRPLREQRERTGERHVWFEQHVGGVPVYGTRVGVHLDATGRTVEFLTNSLEPDLIVDRVSAAVSAETATANARRALPDGSLVEPAKLYLLPAGADPGRRTPTVLAWHVWLTDVRQGVSTSYFVDAATGRLVYALPRTAHAKDRRIYDLNKLSDDKVPVSPKRAEGDRPSGIQDVDEAYDNLGHTYDYYHQTFGRDSFDDEGGQLRALVRVRQNPDRPMRNAMFIPDVIDTMVFGEEMTKLDVVAHELTHGVTFETADLWYMYQSGALNESFSDIFAEAVEKFATGSNDWLVGTGIPGGALRSMANPPSYGDPGHYRDFERSCLDMGGVHTNSGIQNKAFYLLSQKIGIEKAARIAYRTLITYLAPRARFTDSRVGFIESANKLYGKGSTEAKEAAAAWTAVGVDGVYEQDRQDCLCIADTSLTGVGPEGLEPQGPGVDAVLGALLHVRDLFADGRTPALRHYEVIYADGGDRAIALMTADDDLRRRTAHAMQTLQPVLQTVGTPDGDGTVVTAAMLTELETLLRDYAAADRAAGGGELASVIETELGKANFPALSGLTANQALSYLDTHVG; encoded by the coding sequence GTGCCTGTACTCGTACGCCGCCTGCGACCGTGGCTGGTCGCCGGCGGCGACGCCCTGCTCGCCACGGCGTTGACCGTCGCCGTCTGCTGGCTGGTGCTGCGGTCGCTGGCCGGCGGCGCGGCCGGGCCGGTGGGCGCCTACCTGGCCGGCGACCTGACCGGCCTGGCCGCCGCGGTCGCCGCGAGCACCGGCGCGCCGCTGGACTGGAGCATCGGCGCCACCGGCGGCCGGTTGTATCCGATCTCCATGCTGCTGAGCGGCTCCCAGCTGGCCCTGCTGGTGGCCGGCCCGCTGGCCGCGGCGGTGTTGCTGGCCTGGCGGGCCCGCCGCCGCCCGCGGTCGCCCGGTGCGGCCACGCTGGCCGCCGGCGGCTACGCGACCCTGATCGCGGGCCTGTCCGCCGCGGGCGCGGCCACCGCGACGGATCCGCTGGTGCACCTCGCCTCGCCGGCCTGGCTCGCCGGGCTGGCCGCCCTGGCCTGGGCCGGAACCGCCCAGCTGGTCGCGGCCGCGCTGCCCCGGCGCGGGACGCCGGCGCTGGCCACCCCGGCCCGGGCCGGGGTGCTCGCCCTGGTGCTGGTGGCGGCGGGCGTGGTGGTCGGGCAGCCGGCCGCGGCGCAGCCCGGGCGACCGCCGGCCGAGCGGGTGGTGCCGTTCGAGGGCGACCCGACGCCCGCGCCCAACGGCTACCGGCGGGCCGGAGTGGCCGCCGCGCTCGCGCGGGTCACCGCCGAGCAGGGCCAGGCACCGCTCGCCGCGTTCGAGCCGTGGCGCGGGACACCGTCGATGCTGAGCCTGTCCAGCCGCCTCGGCGGGGACGTGCCGGGCTGGCTGCGGCGCAACTCGGGCCTGTTCGGGGTGGCCGACGCGAGCGCCCAGCTACGGCCGCTGCGCGAGCAGCGCGAGCGGACCGGCGAGCGGCACGTGTGGTTCGAGCAGCACGTGGGCGGGGTGCCGGTCTACGGAACCCGGGTCGGCGTGCACCTGGACGCCACCGGCCGCACGGTGGAGTTCCTGACCAACTCGCTGGAGCCGGACCTGATCGTGGACCGGGTCAGCGCCGCGGTCAGCGCGGAGACCGCGACGGCGAACGCCCGCCGCGCCCTGCCCGACGGGTCGTTGGTGGAGCCGGCGAAGCTGTACCTCCTGCCCGCCGGGGCGGATCCGGGCCGGCGTACGCCGACCGTGCTGGCCTGGCACGTCTGGCTCACTGACGTCCGGCAGGGCGTGTCGACGTCGTACTTCGTCGATGCGGCGACCGGGCGGCTGGTGTACGCGCTGCCGCGCACCGCGCACGCCAAGGACCGGCGCATCTACGACCTGAACAAGCTCTCCGACGACAAGGTGCCGGTGTCCCCGAAGCGGGCGGAGGGCGATCGACCCAGCGGCATCCAGGACGTGGACGAGGCGTACGACAACCTCGGCCACACCTACGACTACTACCACCAGACCTTCGGCCGGGACAGCTTCGACGACGAGGGCGGGCAGCTGCGGGCGCTGGTGCGGGTGCGGCAGAACCCGGACCGGCCGATGCGTAACGCGATGTTCATCCCGGACGTCATCGACACCATGGTGTTCGGCGAGGAGATGACCAAGCTGGACGTGGTGGCGCACGAGCTGACCCACGGGGTCACCTTCGAGACCGCCGACCTGTGGTACATGTACCAGTCCGGGGCGCTCAACGAGAGCTTCTCCGACATCTTCGCCGAGGCGGTGGAGAAGTTCGCCACCGGCAGCAACGACTGGCTGGTCGGCACCGGCATCCCCGGCGGCGCGCTGCGCAGCATGGCCAACCCGCCGTCCTACGGCGATCCCGGCCACTACCGCGACTTCGAGCGCAGCTGCCTGGACATGGGTGGCGTGCACACCAACTCGGGCATCCAGAACAAGGCGTTCTACCTGCTGTCGCAGAAGATCGGCATCGAGAAGGCGGCCCGGATCGCCTACCGCACCCTGATCACGTACCTGGCTCCGCGGGCCCGGTTCACCGACTCCCGGGTCGGCTTCATCGAGTCGGCCAACAAGCTGTACGGCAAGGGCTCGACCGAGGCCAAGGAGGCGGCTGCCGCGTGGACCGCGGTCGGGGTCGACGGCGTGTACGAGCAGGATCGGCAGGACTGCCTGTGCATCGCCGACACCTCGCTGACCGGGGTGGGCCCGGAGGGCCTCGAACCGCAGGGCCCGGGCGTGGACGCGGTGCTCGGCGCGCTGCTGCACGTGCGGGACCTGTTCGCCGACGGGCGCACCCCGGCCCTGCGGCACTACGAGGTCATCTACGCCGACGGCGGCGACCGGGCGATCGCGCTGATGACCGCCGACGACGACCTGCGCCGGCGCACCGCCCACGCGATGCAGACGCTGCAACCGGTGCTGCAGACCGTCGGCACCCCGGACGGTGACGGCACGGTGGTGACGGCGGCGATGCTCACCGAGCTGGAGACGCTGCTGCGCGACTACGCGGCCGCCGACCGGGCGGCCGGTGGCGGCGAACTGGCGTCGGTCATCGAGACCGAACTCGGCAAGGCGAACTTCCCGGCGCTGTCCGGGCTGACCGCCAACCAGGCGCTGTCGTATCTCGACACGCACGTCGGCTGA
- a CDS encoding carboxypeptidase regulatory-like domain-containing protein, with protein sequence MHPSLPAPRSRAVRRLAAAVAGVLAAALLTAPAPATGAPADKLQPAARQALAGGRTADLIVELVERADLRPARELRTHAQRTAYGQRTLSALAERSQRGIRQLLTQRRVGHHPFWIVNAVHVEDADAKLAAELARRPEVRTVRTMRTFQLPEPTPVQRAAAAAAVEWNIDRIQAPQVWSRYGVRGEGIVVASIDSGVQFDHPALVRQYRGNVGDGVFDHRFNWYDPYGQCRTAPCDTNGHGTHTMGTMVGDDGDGTQIGVAPGARWVAARGCVGSGCTELALLLAGEWVMAPFDDTFTSRPDLAPHIVNNSWGSPNSDPFYSQVVSRWIEVGIMPVFSAGNSGPDCDTVGSPADYPQAYAVAAFDAEGAIADFSSRGSAAAEIKPDIAAPGVAVVSSLPGGRYEAYNGTSMAAPHVSGAVALLWSAAPELIGDIPATRALLDGGAIDVADAQCGGTAADNPVWGKGRLDVHAAVAAAPRGPRGTLTGVVRGADGPVAGASVRLNGPNRTERVATTDATGRYSVTVPPGGYTVAVKAFGFGDGATSVTVTADSTATADLTLVALARHPVSGVVRDPGGVGAAGISVKLLATPLPPVVTGPDGAYRIDNVPVGGYTLTFGAGRCLSAGSRQVTVDGPETVDLYPPAQVDSSGYQCNGTTAPFPTGTTALALTGDDESAQVNLPFAVPFYGRNHTTMWVATNGFLSFDRAADNSINREVPNPSTPNASVFAFWDDLVVDAQATVRTASYGTAPDRRFVVEWRNVTFWEDETQRVTFAVELSETGAVTVHYGDLTSAAVARGAGASVGVENQTGTVGLEYSRDVAALRPHSAVTFRAAGSLYGTVTKPDGSPAANALISAVTGDAPAVTTTAAADGTYVLHLPLGTYTVDVSLVTFGIHRSTVVLDTSGARVRHDVRLSLNERTVSGVIRDSLGQPVRGAEVWLAHSELPTVRMTTGADGAYRFTKVPESDVATYVYASVPGCQRDGRLYLPTIIGGDAVNDITVIAPMGVVDGADGFGYQCVLGSVEPSFAGTAVTTSEYGPPTAVALPFEFRLYGQPYRTTYVSRYGYLTFEPSDHQSGSNNFLPSTSSPDAAVYAFWDALAMDASSRVTHGTAGTAPNRRFMVSWQDMLLDGERISVDAVLHEDGRIDVQHRLLPDTAAGRGDGATVGIEDADSFHAQEYSYHDERLRSGQSVRFLPPGTVTGVVTDATTGAPLAGATVQFLRLEEVEEEVVTDATGTFTLRVPLGAWDLAVDAAGHFPGTAQLRLDAPYGTVRRDVPVTPIG encoded by the coding sequence ATGCATCCATCCCTTCCCGCCCCACGGTCCCGCGCCGTGCGGCGGCTCGCCGCCGCGGTGGCCGGCGTGCTGGCCGCCGCACTGCTCACCGCTCCCGCCCCCGCGACCGGTGCCCCGGCCGACAAGCTCCAGCCCGCGGCGCGTCAGGCGCTGGCCGGCGGGCGCACCGCCGACCTGATCGTCGAGCTGGTCGAGCGCGCCGACCTGCGCCCGGCCCGCGAACTGCGCACCCACGCCCAGCGCACCGCCTACGGGCAGCGGACCCTGTCCGCGCTCGCCGAACGCAGCCAGCGCGGCATCCGGCAGCTGCTCACCCAGCGCCGGGTGGGTCACCACCCGTTCTGGATCGTCAACGCGGTCCACGTCGAGGACGCCGACGCGAAGCTCGCCGCCGAACTGGCCCGCCGGCCCGAGGTGCGCACCGTACGCACGATGCGCACCTTCCAGCTGCCCGAGCCGACCCCGGTGCAGCGGGCCGCGGCGGCCGCGGCGGTCGAGTGGAACATCGACCGCATCCAGGCACCGCAGGTGTGGTCGCGGTACGGCGTGCGCGGTGAGGGCATCGTGGTCGCCAGCATCGACAGCGGGGTGCAGTTCGACCACCCCGCGCTGGTCCGCCAGTACCGGGGCAACGTCGGCGACGGCGTGTTCGACCACCGGTTCAACTGGTACGACCCGTACGGGCAGTGCCGCACCGCGCCCTGCGACACCAACGGCCACGGCACGCACACCATGGGCACGATGGTCGGCGACGACGGCGACGGCACCCAGATCGGCGTCGCGCCCGGCGCGCGGTGGGTGGCCGCCCGCGGCTGCGTCGGCAGCGGCTGCACCGAACTGGCCCTGCTGCTGGCCGGCGAGTGGGTGATGGCGCCGTTCGATGACACCTTCACCAGCCGTCCCGACCTCGCCCCGCACATCGTCAACAACTCGTGGGGTTCGCCGAACAGCGACCCGTTCTACAGCCAGGTGGTCAGCCGGTGGATCGAGGTCGGCATCATGCCGGTCTTCTCCGCGGGCAACAGCGGCCCCGACTGCGACACCGTCGGATCACCCGCCGACTACCCCCAGGCGTACGCGGTGGCCGCGTTCGACGCCGAGGGCGCAATCGCCGACTTCTCCAGCCGGGGCTCGGCCGCCGCGGAGATCAAGCCCGACATCGCCGCACCCGGCGTCGCGGTGGTCTCCTCGTTGCCGGGCGGACGCTACGAGGCGTACAACGGCACCTCGATGGCGGCGCCGCACGTCTCCGGGGCGGTCGCGCTGCTGTGGTCGGCGGCCCCCGAGCTGATCGGCGACATCCCGGCGACCCGGGCCCTGCTCGACGGCGGCGCGATCGACGTCGCCGACGCGCAGTGCGGCGGCACCGCGGCCGACAACCCGGTGTGGGGCAAGGGCCGCCTCGACGTGCACGCCGCGGTCGCCGCCGCGCCCCGCGGCCCCCGCGGCACGCTCACCGGCGTCGTGCGGGGGGCCGACGGACCGGTCGCCGGCGCGTCGGTGCGGCTCAACGGGCCCAACCGCACCGAGCGGGTGGCCACCACCGACGCCACCGGCCGGTACAGCGTCACCGTTCCGCCCGGCGGCTACACGGTGGCGGTGAAGGCGTTCGGGTTCGGCGACGGCGCCACGTCGGTCACCGTGACCGCCGACAGCACCGCCACCGCCGACCTGACCCTCGTCGCGCTGGCCCGGCACCCGGTCAGCGGGGTGGTCCGTGACCCGGGCGGCGTGGGTGCGGCCGGCATCTCGGTGAAGCTGCTGGCCACGCCGCTGCCCCCGGTCGTCACCGGGCCCGACGGGGCGTACCGGATCGACAACGTGCCGGTCGGCGGGTACACCCTCACGTTCGGGGCGGGCCGCTGCCTCAGCGCGGGCAGCCGGCAGGTGACGGTCGACGGGCCGGAGACGGTCGACCTGTACCCGCCGGCCCAGGTGGACAGCTCCGGCTACCAGTGCAACGGCACCACCGCGCCGTTCCCGACCGGCACCACCGCGCTGGCGCTCACCGGCGACGACGAGTCGGCGCAGGTGAACCTGCCGTTCGCGGTGCCGTTCTACGGCCGCAACCACACCACCATGTGGGTGGCCACCAACGGGTTCCTCAGCTTCGACCGGGCCGCTGACAACTCCATCAACCGCGAGGTGCCCAACCCGTCCACGCCGAACGCGTCGGTCTTCGCGTTCTGGGACGACCTGGTCGTCGACGCCCAGGCCACGGTGCGCACCGCCAGCTACGGCACCGCGCCGGACCGGCGGTTCGTGGTCGAGTGGCGCAACGTGACCTTCTGGGAGGACGAGACGCAGCGGGTCACCTTCGCCGTCGAACTGTCGGAGACCGGCGCGGTCACCGTGCACTACGGCGACCTGACCTCCGCCGCCGTGGCCCGCGGCGCGGGCGCGAGCGTGGGCGTGGAGAACCAGACCGGCACGGTCGGGCTGGAGTACTCCCGTGACGTGGCGGCGCTGCGCCCGCACAGCGCGGTCACGTTCCGGGCGGCCGGGTCGCTGTACGGCACCGTCACCAAGCCCGACGGGTCACCGGCCGCCAACGCGCTGATCTCGGCGGTCACCGGTGACGCGCCCGCGGTGACCACCACCGCCGCGGCCGACGGCACGTACGTGCTGCACCTGCCGCTGGGCACCTACACCGTGGACGTCTCGCTGGTCACGTTCGGGATCCACCGGTCCACGGTGGTGCTGGACACCAGCGGCGCGCGGGTGCGCCACGACGTGCGGCTGTCGCTCAACGAGCGCACGGTGAGCGGCGTGATCCGGGACTCGCTCGGTCAACCGGTGCGGGGGGCGGAGGTGTGGCTCGCGCACAGCGAGCTGCCGACCGTGCGGATGACCACCGGCGCGGACGGGGCGTACCGGTTCACCAAGGTCCCCGAGTCCGACGTGGCCACCTACGTCTACGCCAGCGTCCCCGGCTGCCAGCGCGACGGGCGGCTCTACCTGCCGACGATCATCGGCGGTGACGCCGTCAACGACATCACGGTGATCGCCCCGATGGGCGTGGTGGACGGCGCGGACGGGTTCGGCTACCAGTGCGTGCTGGGCTCGGTGGAGCCGAGCTTCGCCGGCACCGCGGTGACGACCAGCGAGTACGGGCCGCCGACCGCGGTCGCGCTGCCGTTCGAGTTCCGGCTGTACGGCCAGCCGTACCGCACGACGTACGTGTCCCGCTACGGCTACCTGACGTTCGAGCCGTCGGACCACCAGAGCGGCTCCAACAATTTCCTGCCCAGCACGTCCAGCCCGGACGCCGCGGTGTACGCGTTCTGGGACGCCCTGGCCATGGACGCGTCGTCCCGGGTGACCCACGGCACCGCCGGCACGGCGCCGAACCGGCGGTTTATGGTCTCATGGCAGGACATGCTGCTCGACGGCGAGCGGATCAGTGTCGACGCGGTGCTGCACGAGGACGGCCGGATCGACGTGCAGCACCGGCTGCTGCCCGACACCGCTGCCGGACGCGGCGACGGCGCGACCGTCGGCATCGAGGACGCCGACTCCTTCCACGCGCAGGAGTACAGCTACCACGACGAGCGGCTGCGTTCCGGGCAGTCGGTGCGGTTCCTGCCGCCGGGCACCGTCACCGGCGTCGTCACCGACGCGACGACCGGCGCGCCGCTGGCCGGGGCGACGGTGCAGTTCCTGCGGCTGGAGGAGGTCGAGGAGGAGGTCGTCACCGACGCCACCGGCACGTTCACGCTGCGGGTGCCGCTGGGCGCCTGGGACCTGGCGGTCGACGCCGCCGGTCACTTCCCCGGCACCGCGCAGCTCCGGCTCGACGCGCCGTACGGCACGGTGCGCCGGGACGTGCCGGTGACGCCGATCGGCTGA